In a single window of the Thermus amyloliquefaciens genome:
- a CDS encoding dihydrolipoamide acetyltransferase family protein — MPKEILMPELAESVVEGEILKWLVEEGDYLKKDQPFVEVMTDKVTVELPSPYEGVLLKKLAKEGEVVKVHAPIALLAEPGEAVAGVKEPEAPPVQAVEERSIVEPGLPPKEEKEDLSLFKPDTTQVAVKNPFLSAPPGQVPQEGKAPGRVLAVPAARKLARELGIPLEEVPGSGPMGRIRVEDVRAYAEKRARPSPTPVPEAPREAPPAPAPGFPPPPRYLPPKGYEELEERVPLRGIRRTIAQGLWQSHLYTVRTLNVDEADLTELVALRERLKPEAERQGVRLTYLPFIFKAVVRALKKFPMLNTSLDEERQEVVYKRYYHLGLAVATERGLIVPVVRDVDRKSLLELAREIAELSAKAREGRLSPEEVTGSTFTVTNIGSVGALMSFPIINVPDAAILGVHSIRKRPWVLPDGSIGVREIMYLSLSFDHRLVDGAEAAMFTREVIRLLENPELLFLEM; from the coding sequence ATGCCCAAGGAAATCCTCATGCCCGAACTGGCGGAAAGCGTGGTGGAAGGCGAGATCCTAAAGTGGCTGGTGGAGGAAGGGGACTACCTCAAAAAGGACCAGCCCTTCGTGGAGGTGATGACCGACAAGGTCACGGTGGAGCTACCCTCCCCCTACGAGGGGGTACTCCTGAAGAAGCTGGCCAAGGAGGGGGAGGTGGTGAAGGTCCACGCCCCCATCGCCCTCCTGGCGGAGCCCGGGGAGGCGGTGGCCGGGGTAAAGGAACCGGAAGCCCCGCCGGTGCAAGCGGTGGAAGAGCGCTCCATCGTTGAGCCTGGGCTTCCCCCGAAGGAGGAAAAGGAGGACCTCTCCCTCTTCAAGCCCGACACCACCCAGGTGGCGGTGAAGAACCCCTTCCTCAGCGCCCCGCCCGGACAAGTCCCCCAGGAAGGCAAAGCCCCAGGCCGGGTGCTGGCGGTACCCGCCGCCAGGAAGCTGGCCCGGGAGCTGGGCATCCCCCTCGAGGAGGTACCCGGCTCCGGCCCCATGGGCCGCATCCGGGTGGAGGACGTGCGGGCTTACGCGGAGAAGCGGGCCAGGCCCTCCCCCACCCCCGTCCCCGAGGCTCCCCGGGAAGCCCCTCCCGCCCCAGCCCCCGGCTTCCCTCCCCCGCCCCGCTACCTCCCCCCCAAGGGCTACGAGGAGCTGGAGGAGCGCGTTCCCCTTAGGGGCATCCGCCGCACCATCGCCCAGGGGCTTTGGCAGAGCCACCTCTACACCGTGCGCACCCTGAACGTGGACGAGGCCGACCTCACGGAGCTGGTGGCCCTCCGGGAGCGCTTGAAGCCCGAGGCCGAGCGCCAAGGGGTGAGGCTCACCTACCTCCCCTTCATCTTCAAGGCGGTGGTGCGGGCCCTGAAGAAGTTCCCCATGCTGAACACCAGCCTGGACGAGGAGCGGCAGGAGGTGGTCTACAAGCGCTACTACCACCTGGGCCTGGCGGTGGCCACGGAAAGGGGCCTGATCGTGCCCGTGGTGCGGGACGTGGACCGGAAAAGCCTCCTGGAGCTGGCCCGGGAGATCGCCGAGCTTTCCGCCAAGGCCCGGGAAGGGAGGCTTTCCCCCGAGGAGGTCACGGGGTCCACCTTCACGGTCACCAACATCGGCTCCGTGGGGGCCCTCATGAGCTTCCCCATCATCAACGTCCCGGACGCCGCCATTTTAGGGGTGCACTCCATCCGCAAGCGCCCCTGGGTCCTGCCCGATGGCTCCATCGGGGTGCGGGAGATCATGTACCTCTCCCTCTCCTTTGACCACCGCCTGGTGGACGGGGCCGAGGCGGCCATGTTCACCCGGGAGGTGATCCGGCTTTTGGAAAACCCCGAGCTCCTCTTCCTGGAAATGTAG
- a CDS encoding type II toxin-antitoxin system HicA family toxin, which produces MKVPSLSYKRVVKALEKAGFQVVRQRGSHIRMEKEVGEKRIIVIVPAHIPIKRSTLAHILKDAQLPLEEFLDLI; this is translated from the coding sequence TTGAAGGTTCCCTCCTTGTCTTATAAGCGGGTAGTCAAGGCTTTGGAAAAAGCAGGCTTTCAGGTGGTACGCCAACGGGGAAGCCATATCCGGATGGAAAAGGAAGTGGGTGAAAAGCGGATCATCGTCATCGTACCTGCGCACATCCCCATCAAACGCTCCACTCTAGCCCACATCCTTAAGGATGCCCAGCTTCCCCTCGAAGAGTTTTTAGATCTAATCTAG
- a CDS encoding type II toxin-antitoxin system HicB family antitoxin codes for MRLKVVLEKSEEGGYTVYVPALPGCISEGDTLEEALANIREAIALYLEPLEEKLPENAELAEVEV; via the coding sequence ATGCGTTTGAAGGTAGTCCTGGAAAAGAGCGAGGAAGGCGGGTATACCGTCTATGTACCCGCTCTTCCCGGTTGCATTAGCGAGGGGGACACCCTCGAGGAAGCCTTAGCCAACATCCGTGAGGCCATAGCCCTCTATCTGGAGCCGCTAGAGGAAAAACTTCCGGAGAACGCCGAACTGGCCGAGGTAGAGGTTTGA
- a CDS encoding alpha-ketoacid dehydrogenase subunit beta, which produces MALMTMVQALNRALDEEMAKDPRVVVLGEDVGKRGGVFLVTEGLLQKYGPDRVMDTPLSEAAIVGAALGMAAHGLRPVAEIQFADYIFPGFDQLVSQVAKLRYRSGGQFSAPLVVRMPSGGGVKGGHHHSQSPEAHFVHTAGLKVVAVSTPYDAKGLLKAAIRDEDPVVFLEPKRLYRSVKEEVPEEDYVLPLGKAAKRKEGKDLTLIGYGTVMPEVLQAAEELEKAGVSAEVLDLRTLMPWDYEAVMESVAKTGRAVLVSDAPRHASFISEVAATIAEDLLDMLLAPPIRVAGFDTPYPYAQDKLYLPTVTRILNAAKRALDY; this is translated from the coding sequence ATGGCCCTCATGACCATGGTGCAGGCCCTGAACCGGGCCCTGGACGAGGAGATGGCCAAAGACCCCCGGGTGGTGGTCCTGGGGGAGGATGTGGGGAAGCGTGGCGGGGTCTTTTTGGTGACGGAGGGGCTTTTGCAGAAGTACGGCCCCGACCGGGTCATGGACACCCCCCTCTCCGAGGCGGCCATCGTGGGGGCCGCCTTGGGCATGGCCGCCCACGGCCTTAGGCCCGTGGCCGAGATCCAGTTCGCGGACTACATCTTCCCCGGCTTTGACCAGCTGGTGAGCCAGGTGGCCAAGCTCCGCTACCGCTCCGGCGGCCAGTTTTCCGCCCCCCTGGTGGTGCGCATGCCCTCCGGGGGCGGGGTGAAGGGGGGGCACCACCACTCCCAAAGCCCCGAGGCCCACTTCGTGCACACCGCCGGGCTCAAGGTGGTGGCGGTCTCCACCCCCTACGACGCCAAGGGCCTCCTGAAGGCCGCCATCCGCGACGAGGACCCCGTGGTCTTCCTGGAGCCCAAGAGGCTTTACCGCTCGGTGAAGGAGGAGGTGCCCGAAGAGGACTACGTCCTCCCCCTGGGCAAGGCGGCCAAGCGCAAGGAGGGCAAGGACCTCACCCTCATCGGCTACGGCACCGTGATGCCCGAGGTGCTCCAGGCGGCGGAGGAGCTGGAGAAAGCCGGCGTTTCCGCCGAGGTTTTGGACCTCCGCACCCTCATGCCCTGGGATTACGAGGCGGTGATGGAGTCCGTGGCCAAAACGGGAAGGGCGGTGCTGGTGTCCGATGCCCCCCGGCACGCCAGCTTCATCAGCGAGGTGGCGGCCACCATCGCCGAGGACCTCCTGGACATGCTCCTCGCCCCTCCCATCCGGGTGGCGGGCTTTGATACCCCCTACCCCTACGCCCAGGACAAGCTGTACCTGCCCACCGTCACCCGCATCCTGAACGCCGCCAAGCGGGCGTTAGACTACTGA
- a CDS encoding thiamine pyrophosphate-dependent dehydrogenase E1 component subunit alpha, whose translation MVKDTHRFQPFTPEPIRLIGERGEWLGDFPLDLDEARLRRLYRDMLAARMLDERYTILIRTGKTSFIAPSAGHEAAQVAIAHAIRRGFDWVFPYYRDHGLALALGIPPRELFGQMLATQADPNKGRQMPEHPGSKALNYFTVASPIASHVPPAAGAAISMKLLRTGQVAVCTFGDGATSEGDWYAGINFAAVQGAPAVFIAENNFYAISVDYRHQTASPTLAEKAHAFGIPGYLVDGMDVLASYYVVKEAVERARMGEGPSLVELRVYRYGPHSSADDDSRYRPKEEVEAWRKRDPIGRFQRFLEGQGLWTLEWEEDLKAEIRAELERGLKEAEEAGAVPPEWMFDDVFAEKPWHLRRQEALLREEL comes from the coding sequence ATGGTAAAGGACACCCACCGGTTTCAGCCCTTCACCCCCGAGCCCATAAGGCTCATCGGGGAGCGAGGGGAGTGGCTGGGGGATTTCCCCTTGGATCTGGACGAGGCGAGGCTACGCCGCCTATACCGGGACATGCTGGCGGCCCGGATGCTGGACGAGCGCTACACCATCCTCATCCGCACCGGCAAAACCAGCTTCATCGCCCCTTCGGCCGGCCACGAGGCCGCCCAGGTGGCCATCGCCCACGCCATCCGCCGGGGCTTTGACTGGGTCTTCCCCTACTACCGCGACCACGGCCTGGCCCTGGCCCTGGGCATCCCCCCCAGGGAGCTCTTCGGCCAGATGCTGGCCACCCAGGCCGACCCCAACAAGGGCCGCCAGATGCCGGAACACCCGGGCTCCAAAGCCCTCAACTACTTCACCGTGGCCAGCCCCATCGCCTCCCACGTGCCCCCCGCCGCGGGGGCGGCCATCAGCATGAAGCTCCTGCGCACGGGGCAGGTGGCGGTCTGCACCTTTGGGGACGGGGCCACCAGCGAGGGGGACTGGTACGCGGGGATCAACTTCGCCGCCGTGCAAGGGGCCCCCGCCGTCTTCATCGCCGAGAACAACTTCTACGCCATCAGCGTGGACTACCGCCACCAGACCGCAAGCCCCACCCTGGCCGAGAAGGCCCACGCCTTTGGCATCCCCGGGTACCTGGTGGATGGGATGGACGTCCTGGCCTCCTACTACGTGGTGAAGGAGGCGGTGGAGCGGGCCCGCATGGGGGAAGGCCCCAGCCTGGTGGAGCTTAGGGTCTACCGCTATGGCCCCCACTCCTCCGCGGACGACGACAGCCGTTACCGCCCCAAGGAGGAGGTGGAGGCCTGGCGGAAGCGGGACCCCATAGGGCGCTTCCAGCGCTTCCTGGAAGGACAAGGCCTTTGGACCCTGGAATGGGAGGAGGACCTCAAGGCGGAGATCCGCGCCGAGCTGGAGCGGGGCCTGAAGGAGGCCGAGGAGGCGGGCGCCGTGCCCCCCGAGTGGATGTTCGACGACGTCTTTGCGGAAAAACCCTGGCACCTAAGGCGCCAGGAGGCCCTCCTCCGGGAGGAGCTCTAA
- a CDS encoding 23S rRNA (pseudouridine(1915)-N(3))-methyltransferase RlmH has translation MRLRVVAVGKPRLAYARLGVEEYARRIQKYAPLEVQFVKEARELLPKAEGHRAVVLDERGRLFTTEGLLEALRRWEGERVAFLVGGAEGYPEGVRERADLLLALSPLTLQHELALLVLMEQLYRILTLRAGHPYHRP, from the coding sequence GTGCGCCTTAGGGTGGTGGCGGTGGGCAAACCCAGGCTGGCCTATGCCCGGCTGGGGGTGGAGGAGTACGCGAGGCGTATACAAAAGTACGCCCCCCTCGAGGTCCAGTTCGTCAAGGAGGCTCGGGAGCTTCTCCCAAAGGCGGAGGGGCACCGCGCGGTGGTCCTGGACGAAAGGGGGAGGCTTTTCACCACGGAGGGGCTTCTGGAGGCCCTGAGGCGCTGGGAGGGGGAGCGGGTGGCCTTTTTGGTGGGGGGTGCCGAGGGCTACCCGGAAGGGGTGCGGGAGCGGGCCGACCTCCTCCTTGCCCTCTCCCCCCTTACCCTGCAGCACGAGCTGGCCCTTTTGGTCCTCATGGAACAGCTTTACCGGATCCTGACCTTAAGGGCCGGGCATCCTTACCATCGGCCATGA
- a CDS encoding metallopeptidase family protein, which yields MTYEAFVALVERLWAEVPEAFKRELQGVHVLPQAKPEPGLEGVWRLGEYLDPGPPSAFRGFEGLGRHIVLYHGSFQKVAGPGFDWEGEVWETLLHELRHHLESLAGRDELVQEDLRRLAEFRRGGGPGGGGR from the coding sequence ATGACCTACGAGGCCTTTGTGGCGCTGGTGGAGAGGCTTTGGGCGGAGGTTCCCGAGGCCTTCAAACGGGAGCTTCAGGGGGTGCACGTCCTGCCCCAGGCCAAGCCCGAGCCCGGGCTGGAGGGGGTCTGGCGGCTTGGGGAGTACCTGGACCCGGGGCCCCCCTCGGCCTTCCGCGGTTTTGAAGGGCTTGGGCGGCATATTGTCCTCTACCACGGCTCCTTCCAAAAGGTGGCGGGGCCGGGGTTTGACTGGGAGGGGGAGGTTTGGGAAACCCTCCTCCACGAGCTAAGGCACCACCTGGAGTCCCTTGCGGGCCGGGACGAGCTGGTCCAGGAGGACCTTAGGCGCCTGGCCGAGTTTCGCCGGGGCGGGGGGCCTGGGGGAGGAGGCCGTTAG
- a CDS encoding DUF2203 domain-containing protein, with protein MFARIFTKEEADALLPEIRRVLSQMRQARKELSEVQARLPEARGLEKRALEEEARFLLGSLEADARYLASLGVFLKDLDRGLVDFPARVGGEVVFLCWQEGEPEVAHYHPLAGGFAERRPLREGANGLLPQAPRPGETRPGA; from the coding sequence ATGTTTGCCCGCATCTTTACCAAGGAAGAGGCCGACGCCCTCTTGCCCGAGATCCGGCGGGTCCTCTCCCAGATGCGGCAGGCCCGGAAGGAGCTTTCCGAGGTGCAGGCCCGGCTTCCCGAGGCCCGCGGGCTGGAGAAAAGGGCCCTGGAGGAGGAGGCCCGTTTCCTCCTGGGCTCCCTGGAGGCCGACGCCCGCTACCTGGCCTCCTTGGGCGTCTTCCTCAAGGACCTGGACCGGGGCCTGGTGGACTTCCCCGCCCGGGTCGGGGGTGAGGTGGTCTTCCTCTGCTGGCAGGAAGGCGAGCCCGAGGTGGCCCATTACCATCCCCTGGCGGGAGGGTTTGCCGAGCGGCGCCCCTTGCGGGAGGGGGCTAACGGCCTCCTCCCCCAGGCCCCCCGCCCCGGCGAAACTCGGCCAGGCGCCTAA
- a CDS encoding biotin--[acetyl-CoA-carboxylase] ligase, giving the protein MARLLDLLTEAYQSGEALAQRLGVSRQAVSKEARRLLAEGFPVEMGRKGYRIRPGTPLPHLFHPLGRLGRPYRYLGRVGSTQDALRAWAEAGAEEGALVLAEVQERGRGRRGRRWESRPGESLTFSLLLRPTLPLASLGLLPLLAGLALWRAVGVGGLKWPNDLLSPDRRKLAGVLLEAKTEGEEVAYVLLGVGVNVDWAPEGAAALREFAPLSRKEVLLGFLLHLENLLPLLESPETLLSLYREASYTLGHRVRVQTPRGVVEGVAEALLSDGSLLVGGIRIGAGEVALVGPFPAGEAEP; this is encoded by the coding sequence ATGGCCCGGCTTCTGGACCTCCTCACCGAGGCGTACCAAAGCGGCGAAGCCTTGGCCCAAAGGCTCGGGGTGAGCCGCCAAGCGGTTTCCAAGGAAGCGAGAAGGCTTCTCGCCGAGGGCTTCCCCGTGGAAATGGGCCGGAAGGGCTACCGCATCCGGCCGGGAACCCCTTTGCCCCACCTCTTTCACCCCCTGGGGCGGCTTGGCCGGCCCTACCGGTACCTGGGGCGGGTGGGGAGCACCCAGGATGCGCTCCGGGCCTGGGCGGAGGCGGGGGCGGAGGAGGGGGCCCTGGTCCTGGCGGAGGTCCAGGAAAGGGGCCGGGGAAGGCGGGGGAGGCGCTGGGAAAGCCGCCCGGGGGAAAGCCTCACCTTCTCCCTCCTCCTCCGCCCCACCCTTCCCCTGGCCTCCTTGGGCCTCCTTCCCCTCCTCGCCGGCCTGGCCCTTTGGCGGGCGGTGGGGGTAGGGGGGCTGAAGTGGCCCAACGACCTCCTCTCCCCCGACCGCAGGAAGCTGGCCGGGGTGCTCCTCGAGGCCAAGACCGAGGGGGAGGAGGTGGCCTACGTCCTCCTGGGGGTGGGGGTGAACGTGGACTGGGCCCCCGAGGGGGCCGCCGCCTTAAGGGAGTTCGCCCCCCTTTCCCGAAAGGAGGTGCTCTTGGGCTTTCTCCTCCACCTGGAGAACCTGTTGCCCCTTCTGGAAAGCCCGGAAACCCTCCTCTCCCTCTACCGGGAGGCCTCCTACACCCTGGGCCACAGGGTGCGGGTCCAAACCCCCCGGGGGGTGGTGGAGGGGGTGGCGGAGGCGCTTCTATCCGACGGAAGCCTCCTGGTGGGGGGAATCAGGATAGGCGCGGGGGAGGTGGCCCTCGTGGGCCCCTTCCCGGCCGGGGAGGCCGAACCTTGA
- a CDS encoding glucose-1-phosphate thymidylyltransferase, giving the protein MKGLILAAGRGTRLRPLTHTRPKPVIRVAGRPILHYGLENLLQAGIREIGVVVSPETEKDIREALSGYPVRYILQEEPQGLAHAVAVARDFLGQSPFVLYLGDNLFQKGITRFLQAFTPGVSAVIALVRVENPSQFGVAVLEGERIVRLLEKPKEPPSDLAVAGVYVFTPEVLEVIEGLQPSARGEYEITDAIQGLIDRGKRVVGVEVEGWWKDTGRPQDLLDANRLLLEELLPRVEGEVAESQLTGRVVVAKGARVRKSTVIGPAFIGEGAVVEGAYIGPFTSLGPGAKVVGSEVEYSILEDHAVLENVTLRLQESILGVGAGVKSRNGLPRAHRLILGDLSQVELA; this is encoded by the coding sequence GTGAAAGGACTCATTCTGGCTGCCGGACGGGGCACCCGGCTCCGTCCCCTCACCCACACGAGGCCCAAGCCGGTGATCCGGGTGGCGGGAAGGCCCATCCTGCACTACGGCCTGGAGAACCTCCTGCAGGCGGGCATAAGGGAGATCGGGGTGGTGGTCTCCCCGGAAACGGAGAAGGACATCCGGGAAGCCCTTTCGGGCTACCCGGTGCGGTACATCCTGCAAGAGGAGCCCCAGGGGCTGGCCCATGCGGTGGCCGTGGCCCGGGACTTCCTGGGCCAAAGCCCCTTCGTCCTCTACCTGGGGGATAACCTCTTCCAGAAGGGGATCACCCGCTTCCTCCAGGCCTTCACCCCAGGGGTGAGCGCGGTGATCGCCCTGGTGCGGGTGGAAAACCCCAGCCAGTTCGGGGTGGCGGTGCTGGAGGGGGAAAGGATCGTGCGCCTTCTGGAAAAGCCCAAGGAGCCCCCCTCGGACCTGGCGGTGGCGGGGGTTTACGTCTTCACCCCGGAGGTCCTGGAGGTCATAGAGGGGCTCCAGCCCTCCGCCCGAGGGGAGTACGAGATCACCGACGCCATCCAGGGCCTCATCGACCGGGGGAAGAGGGTGGTGGGGGTGGAGGTGGAGGGTTGGTGGAAGGATACCGGCCGCCCCCAGGACCTCCTGGACGCCAACCGCCTCCTTCTGGAAGAACTCTTACCCCGGGTGGAGGGGGAGGTGGCGGAAAGCCAGCTCACCGGCCGGGTGGTGGTGGCGAAGGGGGCCAGGGTCCGGAAAAGCACGGTGATCGGCCCCGCCTTCATCGGGGAGGGTGCGGTGGTGGAGGGGGCCTACATCGGGCCCTTCACCTCCTTGGGACCGGGGGCCAAGGTGGTGGGCTCGGAGGTGGAGTACTCCATCCTCGAGGACCACGCCGTCTTGGAGAACGTGACCCTGCGCCTGCAGGAAAGCATCCTGGGGGTGGGGGCCGGGGTGAAAAGCCGGAACGGCCTCCCCCGGGCCCACCGCCTGATCCTGGGGGACCTCTCCCAGGTGGAACTGGCCTGA
- a CDS encoding class I SAM-dependent methyltransferase has product MLRASVRMAYAYDRLRAYPPEVAGRIATAIGNALGVRGEEAVLLELGVGTGRIALPLIARGYRYLALDKDPAMLEVFRQKVAGVMRKVRLLEADARAIPLPDESVHGVIVVHLWHLLPDWPKALAEALRVLKPGGVLLEGWDEMAAEEELRIQERWRALVEAEGVRVVRGLHKRRLEEVEEALKRLGLRPKAKQVVQWREERTLRQALEALEERLYSFTQAVPEEVHERVMPGLWAWAEREFGHLDRPFTLERSFTLRTTRMA; this is encoded by the coding sequence ATGCTCAGGGCCTCCGTGCGCATGGCTTACGCTTACGACCGCCTCCGGGCCTATCCGCCGGAGGTGGCGGGCCGCATCGCCACCGCCATAGGGAACGCCCTTGGGGTGCGGGGGGAGGAGGCGGTGCTCCTGGAGCTTGGGGTGGGGACCGGGCGCATCGCCTTGCCCCTCATCGCCCGGGGCTACCGCTACCTGGCCCTGGACAAGGACCCGGCCATGCTGGAGGTCTTCCGCCAGAAGGTGGCCGGGGTCATGCGCAAGGTGCGCCTCCTGGAGGCCGATGCCCGGGCCATTCCCCTGCCCGATGAGAGCGTGCACGGGGTCATCGTGGTCCACCTCTGGCACCTCCTCCCCGACTGGCCCAAGGCCCTGGCCGAGGCCCTAAGGGTGCTGAAGCCGGGGGGGGTGCTCCTGGAGGGCTGGGACGAGATGGCGGCCGAGGAGGAGCTCAGGATCCAGGAGAGGTGGCGGGCCTTGGTGGAGGCGGAGGGGGTGCGGGTGGTGCGGGGCCTGCACAAAAGGCGGCTGGAAGAGGTGGAGGAGGCCTTGAAACGGCTTGGCCTCAGGCCCAAGGCGAAACAGGTGGTCCAGTGGCGGGAGGAGCGCACCCTGCGCCAGGCCCTCGAGGCCCTGGAGGAAAGGCTTTACTCCTTCACCCAGGCGGTTCCCGAGGAGGTGCACGAGCGCGTCATGCCCGGGCTCTGGGCCTGGGCGGAAAGGGAGTTCGGCCACCTGGACCGCCCCTTTACCCTGGAAAGGAGCTTCACCCTGCGCACCACCCGCATGGCCTAG
- a CDS encoding secondary thiamine-phosphate synthase enzyme YjbQ produces MKTIRIPTPKEGLVNITRQVEEVLAGHTGLVYLFVPHTTCGLTVQEGADPDVAHDLLVRLEELAPRVHPKDRHAEGNSHAHLKSLLTGVHLLLPAEGGRLRLGRWQQVFLAEFDGPRVREVWVKPL; encoded by the coding sequence ATGAAGACCATCCGGATCCCCACGCCCAAGGAGGGTTTGGTGAACATCACCCGCCAGGTGGAAGAGGTCTTGGCTGGGCATACCGGCTTGGTCTACCTCTTCGTTCCCCACACCACCTGCGGCCTTACCGTGCAGGAGGGGGCGGACCCCGACGTGGCCCACGACCTCCTGGTCCGCCTCGAGGAGCTGGCCCCCAGGGTGCACCCCAAGGACCGGCATGCGGAGGGGAACTCCCACGCCCACCTGAAAAGCCTCCTCACGGGGGTCCACCTCCTCCTTCCCGCCGAAGGGGGGAGGCTTCGGCTTGGCCGTTGGCAACAGGTTTTCCTGGCGGAGTTTGACGGGCCCAGGGTGCGGGAGGTGTGGGTAAAGCCCCTCTAG